One part of the Glycine soja cultivar W05 chromosome 11, ASM419377v2, whole genome shotgun sequence genome encodes these proteins:
- the LOC114376905 gene encoding transcription factor MYBS3-like, giving the protein MTRRCSHCSNNGHNSRTCPSRGGGGVKLFGVRLTDGSIIKKSASMGNLNLSSAAAHHQFHSSPSSSNLAAAPSSPNPSSPCSDPPQGYLSDDPAHVSTFANRRGDRKKGVPWTEEEHRLFLIGLQKLGKGDWRGIARNFVVSRTPTQVASHAQKYFIRQSHATRRKRRSSLFDMVPDMSSDQPSVPEEQVLLPPSQNSQPCNGKSQPSLNLSLKSEFEPMETTSQENAQQTNETMMGSIGLTPMAPHGFFPAYLPVPFPMWPSTVAPPFEEVKGGETSHHQIHKPIPVIPKEPVNVDELVGMSHLSIGEAKVRDREPSPLSLKLLGEPSRQSAFHANAPVGTSDLNNGKDNAIQAV; this is encoded by the exons ATGACTCGGCGTTGCTCCCACTGCAGCAACAACGGCCACAATTCCCGGACATGCCCTTCGCGTGGGGGCGGAGGTGTGAAGCTTTTCGGGGTCAGGCTGACGGATGGATCAATCATTAAGAAGAGCGCCAGCATGGGCAACCTAAACCTCTCCTCCGCCGCCGCACATCACCAAttccattcatctccttcttcttccaacCTCGCCGCCGCCCCCTCATCCCCCAATCCAAGCTCCCCATGCTCCGACCCTCCCCAAGGTTACTTGTCCGATGACCCCGCCCATGTCTCCACCTTCGCTAACCGCCGCGGTGATAGAAAAAAAG gtGTTCCATGGACTGAAGAAGAACATCGGCTGTTCTTAATTGGTCTCCAGAAGCTAGGCAAAGGAGACTGGCGTGGGATAGCACGCAATTTTGTTGTATCAAGGACCCCTACTCAAGTAGCAAGTCATGCCCAGAAGTATTTTATCCGGCAGAGTCATGCTACCAGGAGAAAGAGACGTTCCAGTCTTTTTGACATGGTTCCAGATATG TCTTCAGATCAACCTTCTGTGCCAGAAGAACAAGTGTTGCTTCCACCTTCCCAGAACTCACAACCTTGCAATGGAAAATCACAGCCTTCATTAAATCTCTCCCTCAAATCAGAATTTGAACCCATGGAGACTACTTCTCAAGAAAATGCGCAACAGACCAATGAAACTATGATGGGATCAATCGGACTGACACCAATGGCTCCTCATGGATTCTTTCCTGCATATTTACCTGTTCCATTTCCCATGTGGCCATCAACTGTGGCTCCCCCGTTTGAAGAAGTTAAGGGAGGAGAGACATCCCACCATCAGATCCACAAGCCAATCCCAGTCATTCCCAAGGAACCTGTTAATGTTGACGAACTTGTGGGAATGTCTCATCTAAGCATTGGGGAAGCAAAGGTACGTGATAGAGAGCCTTCCCCTCTTTCCTTAAAGTTGTTAGGAGAGCCCTCAAGGCAGTCAGCATTCCATGCAAATGCTCCAGTTGGTACTTCGGATTTAAACAATGGCAAGGACAACGCAATTCAAGCTGTCTGA
- the LOC114373522 gene encoding histidine-containing phosphotransfer protein 4-like has protein sequence MDKINSRRQVAAMKQSLFDQGYLDEQFIQLEELQDDANPNFVEEIVTLYYRDSSRLISNLDHTLERNPVDFNKLDTIMHQFKGSSSSIGAKKVKAECTLFMEYCRARNGEGCRRSFQQMKKEYATLRKKLETYFHLARQAGPVETAFRPK, from the exons atggACAAAATCAATTCCCGCAGGCAAGTTGCTGCCATGAAACAGTCCCTCTTTGATCAG GGATATCTGGATGAGCAGTTTATCCAACTGGAAGAATTGCAGGATGATGCTAATCCTAACTTCGTTGAAGAAATTGTCACTCTTTACTACCGTGATTCCTCCAGGCTCATCTCTAACTTGGACCACACACT GGAAAGGAACCCAGTGGATTTCAACAAGCTGGACACAATTATGCACCAGTTTAAAGGAAGCAGCTCAAG CATCGGAGCCAAAAAGGTGAAAGCAGAATGCACTCTGTTTATGGAATATTGCAGGGCAAGAAATGGAGAAGG ATGCAGGAGGAGCTTCcaacaaatgaagaaagaatATGCAACACTGAGAAAGAAGCTTGAAACATATTTTCAT CTGGCTAGGCAAGCTGGGCCCGTGGAGACAGCATTTAGGCCCAAGTAA